One Kryptolebias marmoratus isolate JLee-2015 linkage group LG21, ASM164957v2, whole genome shotgun sequence DNA segment encodes these proteins:
- the dph2 gene encoding 2-(3-amino-3-carboxypropyl)histidine synthase subunit 2 isoform X1 has product MADAFSGSSEIAIQRVLDVEVRKNTPEEKLDELYQIKRTCEFIREHAFGKVALQFPDELLVDSVAVAEQIERTSQTKTYILGDTSYGSCCVDEVAAEHIGADCIVHFGAACLSPTRRLPVAYVFEERRLDVETCAASFRDLHPDTQTRVVLLYDVSYHHAVEDLLARLALEYPNLVASELVVEGERCLVHGREQNGAPRLSEDSQVVCQFGRRFSVEPGTSLTDYRMFFVGQEGATLRNFMMAWNRCSFCSFDPVSLMGRAESVNVNRALMKRYYAIERAKDAGVVGILVGTLGVAEYLAVIQQLKEAIRRAGKRSYVFAVGKPNVPKLANFPEIDVFVLVACPENSLLDSGEFFKPVVTPFEMEVACNRKRAWSEEYVTDFRHLLPGGRSHVPLVADDEGEDDETDVSLITGALRSQNLSSGPAEPSYGSSVVLRNQTLTVANTNTAGTTRAVFKSGFIGELCTNSSVFVDFCSVLPGGSKLARFGAEAGRDGGREGGGGPERHCHRLRGGRNVLK; this is encoded by the exons ATGGCTGATGCGTTCAGTGGCAGCTCGGAAATTGCAATTCAGCGAGTGTTGGACGTGGAAGTGAGGAAAAACACTCCGGAGGAGAAACTCGACGAGTTGTATCAGATTAAAAGGACCTGCGAGTTCATCCGGGAGCACGCGTTTGGAAAG GTGGCTCTGCAGTTTCCTGACGAGCTGCTGGTGGATTCAGTGGCAGTGGCTGAGCAGATTGAGAGGACCAGTCAAACCAAGACGTATATTTTAGGAGACACGTCCTACGGCAG TTGCTGCGTGGACGAAGTTGCAGCTGAGCACATCGGCGCTGACTGCATCGTGCACTTCGGCGCCGCCTGCCTCAGCCCGACCCGAAGGCTGCCCGTGGCGTACGTCTTCGAGGAACGACGGCTGGACGTGGAAACATGCGCCGCCTCCTTCAGAGACCTTCACCCTGACACTCAGACACGTGTCGTCCTCCTCTACGACGTCAGCTACCATCACGCCGTCG AGGACCTTCTGGCTCGCCTGGCGCTGGAGTATCCGAACCTCGTCGCCTCGGAGCTCGTTGTTGAAGGCGAGCGGTGCCTCGTCCACGGCAGGGAACAAAATGGCGCCCCGCGGCTCTCTGAGGACTCGCAGGTCGTCTGTCAGTTTGGACGGCGGTTCTCCGTGGAACCTGGAACAAGCCTCACGGATTATCGGATGTTCTTCGTCGGCCAGGAGGGGGCAACCTTACGGAACTTCATGATGGCGTGGAACCGCTGCTCCTTCTGCTCGTTCGATCCTGTGTCGTTGATGGGGAGGGCGGAGTCTGTAAACGTCAACCGCGCGCTGATGAAGCGGTACTACGCCATCGAGCGGGCCAAAGACGCCGGCGTGGTGGGCATCCTGGTCGGCACGCTGGGCGTGGCCGAATACCTCGCCGTcatccagcagctgaaggaggcgATCCGCCGCGCCGGCAAGAGGAGCTACGTGTTCGCCGTGGGGAAGCCCAACGTGCCGAAGCTCGCCAACTTCCCGGAGATCGACGTGTTCGTGCTCGTGGCGTGTCCCGAGAACTCGCTGCTGGACTCCGGCGAGTTCTTCAAACCCGTGGTGACGCCATTTGAGATGGAGGTGGCGTGCAACAGGAAGAGGGCGTGGTCCGAGGAGTACGTGACAGACTTCAGACACCTCCTGCCAG GTGGTCGGAGTCACGTTCCCTTGGTGGCTGATGATGAAGGTGAAGATGATGAGACGGACGTGTCGTTGATCACCGGAGCGCTGCGAAGCCAGAACCTGAGCAGCGGACCTGCAGAACCCTCGTATGGATCCTCGGTGGTCCTCAGGAACCAGACTCTGACCGTggccaacacaaacacagccgGTACGACCCGAGCAGTCTTTAAATCTGGATTTATTGGGGAACTTTGCACAAACAGCAGCGTTTTCGTTGATTTCTGCAGCGTCCTTCCTGGCGGGTCGAAGCTGGCAAGGTTTGGAGCAGAAGCTGGGAGAGACGGCGGTCGTGAAGGCGGTGGAGGGCCGGAGAGGCATTGCCATCGCCTACGAGGAGGAAGGAATGTCCTGAAAT GA
- the garem gene encoding GRB2-associated and regulator of MAPK protein 1, with protein sequence MNLGTMLYKNLKDVTWSSTSLPLDQLVSAYKLPQIVKLDNGQLVEGLRDNDYLLIHSCRQWTTITAHSLEEGHYVIGPKIEIPVHYEGQFKLLEQDRDVKEPVQYFNSVEEVAKAFPERVYVMEEITFNVKMASGQCNEDTEVYSITLSTGDELTLMGQAEILYAKSSKEKSRLNTIFKKISKLNSISKIGRGKMPCLICMNHRTNESLSLPFQCKGRFSTCSPLELQMQDGEHTIRNIVEKTRLPVNVVVPSSPPRNQYDLHLIREGHRYKLVNIQTKTVVVCCVLRSNKIIPTHFPFYMAMPRFIVPEELLQGELWLDTMVHRWFSFCQEQFDIDDYSRAVRDVRADWNDDGKSPKKTSGNGNCGGGSNGSNGCPSHMQIPSSLTYARDELTQSFHRLSVCVYSSNLHGNSEVNLQGCMTLCADWAPLGSDGSHSEPGENEHSFPEQLDSTAQHPYMNRLDVQYEEVWLDHLAGQSPKPSPTEGIRAINSDCAPPAALSYPVSCPLGAITSLDVPLTPPPVPPKSEAVKEECRMLNAAPPVPPRSMKQLPSVPTLLKPKQQDSRSQSPTLSYYSSGLHNIGAGEPEGGDLQEQCHACYPCNWGRSNTEPCAVSPCANLLLDGVSSRLSWPNTFSGGDSLCVEEFQPSSSRSYYSYPRKRTPSTPRTCTSCLVDYDGREHAGCGDDFQKPYANQICTKSSSFNSEMYRDKPIEESNTKQSLSCPSLPPRTPKPSAMKKCTDFLPESVPDTRQEAAAPSPVQQEQNTNDSSAPNCPPSCPAAEWQPPLNLAGISIEEVSKSLKFIGLPDDIVCLFVSEKIDGNLLLQLTEEILSEDFRLSKLQVKKLVQFINGWRPKI encoded by the exons ATGAACCTTGGAACAATGCTCTACAAGAATTTAAAAGATGTTACATGGAGCTCCACGTCTTTACCTTTGGATCAGCTCGTCAGTGCTTATAAGCTGCCACAAATCGTCAAGCTGGATAATG GTCAGTTGGTGGAAGGGCTCAGGGACAACGACTACCTCTTGATTCATTCCTGCCGTCAGTGGACGACCATCACCGCTCACAGTTTGGAGGAGGGACACTACGTGATCGGGCCCAAAATAGAGATCCCAGTTCATTATGAAG gtCAGTTTAAGCTGCTGGAGCAGGACAGAGACGTCAAGGAGCCGGTGCAGTACTTCAACAGCGTGGAGGAGGTGGCCAAAGCCTTTCCTGAGCGGGTGTACGTCATGGAGGAGATCACGTTCAACGTTAAG ATGGCTTCAGGGCAATGCAATGAAGACACAGAAGTTTACAGCATAACACTAAGCACCGGTGATGAGCTGACGCTAATGGGCCAAGCTGAGATCCTCTACGCCAAGAGCTCCAAGGAAAAATCAAGACTCAACACTATTTTTAAGAAGATCAGCAAGCTGAACTCCATCAGTAAGATCGGCCGAGGCAAGATGCCCTGCTTGATCTGCATGAACCACCGAACGAACGAGAGCCTCAGCCTGCCGTTCCAGTGCAAAGGCCGGTTCAGCACCTGCAGCCCGCTGGAGCTGCAGATGCAGGACGGTGAGCACACCATCAGGAACATCGTGGAGAAAACCCGACTCCCGGTCAACGTTGTAGTACCCAGCAGTCCGCCTCGCAACCAGTACGACCTCCACCTGATTCGGGAGGGTCATCGCTACAAACTGGTAAACATCCAGACCAAGACGGTGGTGGTGTGCTGCGTCCTGCGGAGCAACAAGATCATCCCCACCCATTTCCCCTTTTACATGGCCATGCCCAGGTTCATCGTCCCGGAGGAGCTGCTGCAAGGCGAGCTGTGGTTAGACACCATGGTGCACCGCTGGTTCTCCTTCTGCCAGGAGCAGTTCGACATCGACGACTACTCCCGCGCTGTGCGAGATGTGCGAGCCGACTGGAACGACGACGGCAAAAGTCCCAAGAAGACCAGCGGCAACGGTAACTGCGGCGGAGGCAGCAACGGCTCCAACGGGTGTCCCAGCCACATGCAGATCCCCAGCTCCTTAACGTACGCTCGGGATGAACTCACGCAGTCCTTCCACCGACTGTCGGTGTGCGTGTACAGCAGCAACCTCCACGGGAACAGCGAGGTCAACTTGCAGGGATGCATGACGCTGTGTGCGGACTGGGCTCCTCTGGGTTCTGATGGCAGCCATTCAGAACCTGGGGAGAACGAGCACTCGTTCCCGGAGCAGCTGGACAGCACAGCCCAACATCCGTACATGAACAGGCTGGACGTTCAGTACGAGGAGGTGTGGTTGGATCACCTGGCCGGGCAGAGCCCCAAACCGTCTCCCACCGAAGGAATAAGAGCCATCAACAGTGACTGCGCTCCACCAGCTGCTCTGTCGTACCCGGTCTCCTGTCCTCTCGGTGCCATAACGAGCCTAGATGTACCTCTAACTCCACCACCTGTCCCACCCAAATCTGAAGCT GTGAAGGAGGAGTGTCGTATGTTGAACGCTGCTCCACCCGTCCCTCCGAGAAGTATGAAGCAGCTGCCATCAGTACCCACCCTGCTGAAGCCCAAGCAGCAGGACTCTCGCTCTCAGAGTCCAACCCTCTCCTATTACTCTTCTGGTCTCCACAACAT CGGCGCAGGTGAGCCAGAAGGAGGCGATCTTCAGGAGCAATGCCACGCCTGCTACCCCTGTAACTGGGGTAGATCCAACACCGAGCCGTGTGCCGTGTCTCCGTGTGCCAACCTGCTGCTGGACGGGGTCTCCTCGCGCCTGTCCTGGCCGAACACCTTCAGCGGAGGAGACTCGCTCTGCGTGGAGGAGTTTCAGCCGTCCAGCTCCCGGAGTTACTACAGCTATCCCAGAAAGAGGACCCCGAGTACCCCGAGAACCTGCACGTCCTGCCTCGTGGACTACGATGGGCGGGAGCACGCGGGCTGCGGCGACGACTTTCAGAAGCCGTACGCCAACCAGATCTGCACCAAGTCTTCGAGTTTCAACTCGGAGATGTACAGAGACAAGCCGATCGAGGAATCGAACACTAAGCAGAGCCTCTCCTGCCCCAGCCTACCGCCGAGGACGCCTAAACCCAGCGCCATGAAGAAGTGCACTGATTTCCTGCCGGAGTCCGTACCCGACACGAGGCAGGAAGCTGCGGCTCCTTCGCCCGTTCAACAGGAGCAGAACACAAACGACTCGTCAGCTCCGAACTGCCCTCCATCTTGTCCCGCCGCAGAGTGGCAGCCGCCCTTAAACCTGGCTGGCATTTCCATCGAAGAGGTGTCCAAATCCTTGAAGTTTATCGGGCTGCCGGATGACAtcgtttgtctgtttgtgtcggAGAAGATCGACGGtaatctgctgctgcagctcaccgAGGAGATTCTGTCCGAGGACTTCAGACTGAGCAAACTGCAGGTGAAGAAACTCGTTCAGTTCATAAACGGCTGGAGACCCAAGATATGA
- the dph2 gene encoding 2-(3-amino-3-carboxypropyl)histidine synthase subunit 2 isoform X3: MADAFSGSSEIAIQRVLDVEVRKNTPEEKLDELYQIKRTCEFIREHAFGKVALQFPDELLVDSVAVAEQIERTSQTKTYILGDTSYGSCCVDEVAAEHIGADCIVHFGAACLSPTRRLPVAYVFEERRLDVETCAASFRDLHPDTQTRVVLLYDVSYHHAVEDLLARLALEYPNLVASELVVEGERCLVHGREQNGAPRLSEDSQVVCQFGRRFSVEPGTSLTDYRMFFVGQEGATLRNFMMAWNRCSFCSFDPVSLMGRAESVNVNRALMKRYYAIERAKDAGVVGILVGTLGVAEYLAVIQQLKEAIRRAGKRSYVFAVGKPNVPKLANFPEIDVFVLVACPENSLLDSGEFFKPVVTPFEMEVACNRKRAWSEEYVTDFRHLLPGGRSHVPLVADDEGEDDETDVSLITGALRSQNLSSGPAEPSYGSSVVLRNQTLTVANTNTAASFLAGRSWQGLEQKLGETAVVKAVEGRRGIAIAYEEEGMS; the protein is encoded by the exons ATGGCTGATGCGTTCAGTGGCAGCTCGGAAATTGCAATTCAGCGAGTGTTGGACGTGGAAGTGAGGAAAAACACTCCGGAGGAGAAACTCGACGAGTTGTATCAGATTAAAAGGACCTGCGAGTTCATCCGGGAGCACGCGTTTGGAAAG GTGGCTCTGCAGTTTCCTGACGAGCTGCTGGTGGATTCAGTGGCAGTGGCTGAGCAGATTGAGAGGACCAGTCAAACCAAGACGTATATTTTAGGAGACACGTCCTACGGCAG TTGCTGCGTGGACGAAGTTGCAGCTGAGCACATCGGCGCTGACTGCATCGTGCACTTCGGCGCCGCCTGCCTCAGCCCGACCCGAAGGCTGCCCGTGGCGTACGTCTTCGAGGAACGACGGCTGGACGTGGAAACATGCGCCGCCTCCTTCAGAGACCTTCACCCTGACACTCAGACACGTGTCGTCCTCCTCTACGACGTCAGCTACCATCACGCCGTCG AGGACCTTCTGGCTCGCCTGGCGCTGGAGTATCCGAACCTCGTCGCCTCGGAGCTCGTTGTTGAAGGCGAGCGGTGCCTCGTCCACGGCAGGGAACAAAATGGCGCCCCGCGGCTCTCTGAGGACTCGCAGGTCGTCTGTCAGTTTGGACGGCGGTTCTCCGTGGAACCTGGAACAAGCCTCACGGATTATCGGATGTTCTTCGTCGGCCAGGAGGGGGCAACCTTACGGAACTTCATGATGGCGTGGAACCGCTGCTCCTTCTGCTCGTTCGATCCTGTGTCGTTGATGGGGAGGGCGGAGTCTGTAAACGTCAACCGCGCGCTGATGAAGCGGTACTACGCCATCGAGCGGGCCAAAGACGCCGGCGTGGTGGGCATCCTGGTCGGCACGCTGGGCGTGGCCGAATACCTCGCCGTcatccagcagctgaaggaggcgATCCGCCGCGCCGGCAAGAGGAGCTACGTGTTCGCCGTGGGGAAGCCCAACGTGCCGAAGCTCGCCAACTTCCCGGAGATCGACGTGTTCGTGCTCGTGGCGTGTCCCGAGAACTCGCTGCTGGACTCCGGCGAGTTCTTCAAACCCGTGGTGACGCCATTTGAGATGGAGGTGGCGTGCAACAGGAAGAGGGCGTGGTCCGAGGAGTACGTGACAGACTTCAGACACCTCCTGCCAG GTGGTCGGAGTCACGTTCCCTTGGTGGCTGATGATGAAGGTGAAGATGATGAGACGGACGTGTCGTTGATCACCGGAGCGCTGCGAAGCCAGAACCTGAGCAGCGGACCTGCAGAACCCTCGTATGGATCCTCGGTGGTCCTCAGGAACCAGACTCTGACCGTggccaacacaaacacagccg CGTCCTTCCTGGCGGGTCGAAGCTGGCAAGGTTTGGAGCAGAAGCTGGGAGAGACGGCGGTCGTGAAGGCGGTGGAGGGCCGGAGAGGCATTGCCATCGCCTACGAGGAGGAAGGAATGTCCTGA
- the dph2 gene encoding 2-(3-amino-3-carboxypropyl)histidine synthase subunit 2 isoform X2 — MADAFSGSSEIAIQRVLDVEVRKNTPEEKLDELYQIKRTCEFIREHAFGKVALQFPDELLVDSVAVAEQIERTSQTKTYILGDTSYGSCCVDEVAAEHIGADCIVHFGAACLSPTRRLPVAYVFEERRLDVETCAASFRDLHPDTQTRVVLLYDVSYHHAVEDLLARLALEYPNLVASELVVEGERCLVHGREQNGAPRLSEDSQVVCQFGRRFSVEPGTSLTDYRMFFVGQEGATLRNFMMAWNRCSFCSFDPVSLMGRAESVNVNRALMKRYYAIERAKDAGVVGILVGTLGVAEYLAVIQQLKEAIRRAGKRSYVFAVGKPNVPKLANFPEIDVFVLVACPENSLLDSGEFFKPVVTPFEMEVACNRKRAWSEEYVTDFRHLLPGGRSHVPLVADDEGEDDETDVSLITGALRSQNLSSGPAEPSYGSSVVLRNQTLTVANTNTAASFLAGRSWQGLEQKLGETAVVKAVEGRRGIAIAYEEEGISSTKDAGNIPVFPPH; from the exons ATGGCTGATGCGTTCAGTGGCAGCTCGGAAATTGCAATTCAGCGAGTGTTGGACGTGGAAGTGAGGAAAAACACTCCGGAGGAGAAACTCGACGAGTTGTATCAGATTAAAAGGACCTGCGAGTTCATCCGGGAGCACGCGTTTGGAAAG GTGGCTCTGCAGTTTCCTGACGAGCTGCTGGTGGATTCAGTGGCAGTGGCTGAGCAGATTGAGAGGACCAGTCAAACCAAGACGTATATTTTAGGAGACACGTCCTACGGCAG TTGCTGCGTGGACGAAGTTGCAGCTGAGCACATCGGCGCTGACTGCATCGTGCACTTCGGCGCCGCCTGCCTCAGCCCGACCCGAAGGCTGCCCGTGGCGTACGTCTTCGAGGAACGACGGCTGGACGTGGAAACATGCGCCGCCTCCTTCAGAGACCTTCACCCTGACACTCAGACACGTGTCGTCCTCCTCTACGACGTCAGCTACCATCACGCCGTCG AGGACCTTCTGGCTCGCCTGGCGCTGGAGTATCCGAACCTCGTCGCCTCGGAGCTCGTTGTTGAAGGCGAGCGGTGCCTCGTCCACGGCAGGGAACAAAATGGCGCCCCGCGGCTCTCTGAGGACTCGCAGGTCGTCTGTCAGTTTGGACGGCGGTTCTCCGTGGAACCTGGAACAAGCCTCACGGATTATCGGATGTTCTTCGTCGGCCAGGAGGGGGCAACCTTACGGAACTTCATGATGGCGTGGAACCGCTGCTCCTTCTGCTCGTTCGATCCTGTGTCGTTGATGGGGAGGGCGGAGTCTGTAAACGTCAACCGCGCGCTGATGAAGCGGTACTACGCCATCGAGCGGGCCAAAGACGCCGGCGTGGTGGGCATCCTGGTCGGCACGCTGGGCGTGGCCGAATACCTCGCCGTcatccagcagctgaaggaggcgATCCGCCGCGCCGGCAAGAGGAGCTACGTGTTCGCCGTGGGGAAGCCCAACGTGCCGAAGCTCGCCAACTTCCCGGAGATCGACGTGTTCGTGCTCGTGGCGTGTCCCGAGAACTCGCTGCTGGACTCCGGCGAGTTCTTCAAACCCGTGGTGACGCCATTTGAGATGGAGGTGGCGTGCAACAGGAAGAGGGCGTGGTCCGAGGAGTACGTGACAGACTTCAGACACCTCCTGCCAG GTGGTCGGAGTCACGTTCCCTTGGTGGCTGATGATGAAGGTGAAGATGATGAGACGGACGTGTCGTTGATCACCGGAGCGCTGCGAAGCCAGAACCTGAGCAGCGGACCTGCAGAACCCTCGTATGGATCCTCGGTGGTCCTCAGGAACCAGACTCTGACCGTggccaacacaaacacagccg CGTCCTTCCTGGCGGGTCGAAGCTGGCAAGGTTTGGAGCAGAAGCTGGGAGAGACGGCGGTCGTGAAGGCGGTGGAGGGCCGGAGAGGCATTGCCATCGCCTACGAGGAGGAAGGAAT TTCCTCCACAAAAGACGCAGGAAATATCCCGGTGTTCCCGCCGCACTGA
- the ncf2 gene encoding neutrophil cytosol factor 2 produces MSFVDTLRQWDDAVTCADRQDWSEALKVFLSIQNPNSKIFFNIGCLQLLDQDLDAAEKAFDCSIRKDEHLAVAFFQRGITFYKKKRYEESSADFQRAFKALRGNQLIDYKALGLRYILYACEVLHNVALAEAQQGNWEKAQERLVKALDYKTETKLSIIDRALQSTLKQKLFKPVEFPLKTLFKPNKHYVAELEKKDYLGKAKVVASVVPQDEFSGFAPLQPQVEGGPAAPREPEVLRALEGEPHTVLFEFVPETSDELAVVPGNIVFVLQKGADNWAYVVFNERRGLVPYNYLERLEISVASRQNTGLSRPLSREPPTRPERIQGLTPGENSRGRTQQNARPTDNSCFIKIHFTFNFVVSVPRGSPSAVLLGKISRKLNLPPAAICLSFDSSGKHLESDSELKDLWSRGAGGCLTLWCSVKEPQKEKVQFVALHSYESSNPEDLCFHQGDTIKLLSTVNRDWLEGQCGGNTGIFPASFVEELPADGQ; encoded by the exons ATGTCTTTCGTGGACACTCTGCGGCAGTGGGACGACGCTGTGACCTGCGCCGACAGGCAGGACTGGTCTGAAGCACTCAAGGTTTTCCTGTCGATCCAGAACCCGAACTCCAAAATCTTTTTCAACATCGGCTGCCTCCAGCTTCTGGACCAGGACCTGGACGCTGCTGAGAAG GCGTTTGATTGCAGCATACGTAAGGATGAGCATCTGGCAGTCGCCTTCTTTCAAAGAGGGATCACcttctacaaaaagaaaag GTACGAGGAGAGTTCAGCTGATTTCCAGAGAGCTTTTAAGGCTCTGAGAGGAAACCAGCTGATAGATTATAAAGCACTCGGCCTCAGATACATCCTCTACGCCTGCGAG GTTCTCCATAACGTGGCCCTGGCTGAAGCTCAGCAGGGGAACTGGGAGAAGGCGCAGGAACGCCTCGTCAAGGCGCTCGACTACAAGACGGAGACCAAGCTGAGCATCATTGACCGCGCTCTGCAGTCCACCCTG aaacaaaaactcttcAAGCCGGTGGAGTTCCCTCTGAAGACGCTGTTTAAACCCAACAAGCACTACGTGGCCGAGCTGGAGAAAAAGGACTACCTGGGCAAAGCCAAG GTTGTTGCTTCTGTCGTTCCTCAAGATGAGTTCTCTGGATTCGCTCCGTTACAGCCGCAG GTGGAAGGCGGTCCGGCTGCTCCCAGGGAGCCCGAGGTGCTCAG AGCGTTGGAGGGAGAGCCCCACACGGTGCTGTTCGAGTTTGTTCCTGAGACGAGTGATGAGTTGGCTGTGGTGCCGGGAAACATCGTGTTCGTGTTGCAGAAGGGCGCCGACAACTGGGCCTACGTGGTCTTCAACGAAAGA AGAGGACTCGTTCCTTATAACTACCTGGAACGTCTGGAGATCTCAGTGGCGTCGAGACAAAACACG GGTTTATCCAGACCTCTGAGTCGAGAACCGCCGACCAGACCTGAGAGGATTCAAG GTCTCACTCCGGGGGAGAACAGCCGAGGGAGAACTCAGCAGAATGCCCGGCCAACAGATAACTCCTgcttcatcaaaatccatttcACCTTCAACTTTGTGGTCTCGGTTCCACGTGGTTCTCCGTCTGCGGTTCTGCTGGGGAAGATCAGCAGGAAGTTGAACCTCCCTCCTGCTGCCATCTGTCTGAG CTTCGACTCGAGTGGAAAACATCTCGAGTCTGACTCGGAGCTGAAGGACCTGTGGAGCCGAGGCGCCGGCGGATGCCTGACGCTGTGGTGCAGCGTTAAAGAG ccCCAGAAAGAGAAGGTCCAGTTCGTCGCTCTCCACTCCTACGAGTCGTCGAACCCCGAGGATCTCTGCTTCCATCAGGGCGACACCATCAAGTTGCTGTCCACAG TGAACCGGGACTGGCTGGAAGGTCAGTGCGGCGGGAACACCGGGATATTTCCTGCGTCTTTTGTGGAGGAACTTCCTGCGGACGGACAGTGA